Proteins from one Sphingopyxis terrae subsp. terrae NBRC 15098 genomic window:
- the lgt gene encoding prolipoprotein diacylglyceryl transferase, with protein MFLFATLAEATQYVNFHDLMGDNSAIAFSVFGLPIRWYALAYLAGIFVGYWYLTKLIDQPGSPMAPRHADDMIFYAMLGIILGGRIGYVLFYNLESYIRDPAAVFRLWDGGMSLHGGVLGVLVAIWYVTRKEKLSFLRFCDYVACVVPFGLFFGRLANFVNGELWGRATTVPWAIIFPESGTMDPRHPSQLYEAGLEGIVMMAVLAWFFWRTDARYKPGFLFGMAAILYGVSRFVVEYFREPDVQRQWVVDMTGLSMGQWLTVPMLLAGIWLVATAKGRRQRVEPVAGSDSIA; from the coding sequence ATGTTTCTTTTTGCAACCCTAGCCGAAGCAACGCAATATGTGAACTTCCATGACCTGATGGGAGACAATAGCGCGATTGCCTTTTCGGTATTCGGGCTACCGATCCGTTGGTACGCCCTCGCCTATCTCGCGGGCATTTTCGTCGGCTATTGGTATCTTACCAAGCTGATCGACCAGCCGGGCTCGCCGATGGCGCCCCGTCACGCCGACGACATGATCTTCTATGCGATGCTGGGAATCATCCTGGGCGGACGCATCGGCTATGTCCTGTTCTACAATCTGGAATCCTACATTCGCGACCCCGCCGCGGTCTTTCGCCTCTGGGACGGCGGCATGTCGCTGCACGGCGGCGTGCTCGGCGTGCTGGTCGCGATCTGGTATGTGACGCGCAAGGAGAAGCTCAGCTTTCTGCGCTTTTGCGACTATGTTGCGTGCGTTGTGCCCTTCGGCCTCTTTTTCGGCCGCCTCGCCAATTTCGTGAACGGAGAGCTGTGGGGTCGCGCCACGACGGTGCCGTGGGCGATCATCTTTCCCGAAAGCGGGACGATGGACCCGCGACATCCCAGCCAGCTTTACGAAGCCGGGCTGGAAGGCATCGTCATGATGGCGGTGCTCGCCTGGTTCTTCTGGCGCACCGATGCGCGCTACAAGCCCGGATTCCTGTTCGGCATGGCCGCGATCCTCTATGGCGTCAGCCGTTTCGTCGTCGAATATTTCCGCGAGCCCGATGTCCAGCGCCAGTGGGTCGTCGATATGACCGGCCTGTCGATGGGCCAGTGGTTGACCGTGCCGATGCTGCTCGCCGGCATCTGGCTCGTTGCCACCGCCAAGGGCCGGCGCCAGCGCGTCGAACCCGTCGCGGGGTCCGACAGCATTGCCTGA
- the pgeF gene encoding peptidoglycan editing factor PgeF: MTPPFTTAAPLAGVAHGFFGRRGGMSTGDLASLNCGVGSGDDAALIAENRRRVGATVLPGATLTGLYQVHGNRCHIVDADSDLAARPEADALATRTPGILLGILTADCVPVLFADRSAGVVAAAHAGWKGAIAGVTDAALGAMESLGARRRNVVAAIGPCIGRASYEVDDSFVQRFVTDDPANERFFAAGKPGHAMFDIAAYVAARLAAAGVAKVAIGGQDTYAEAEEYFSYRRACHKSENSYGRQLSVIGLGDG, encoded by the coding sequence GTGACCCCGCCTTTCACCACCGCCGCCCCGCTCGCCGGGGTCGCGCACGGATTTTTCGGACGGCGCGGCGGCATGTCGACCGGCGACCTTGCCTCGCTCAACTGCGGCGTCGGATCGGGCGACGATGCCGCGCTGATTGCGGAAAATCGCCGCCGCGTCGGCGCCACCGTGCTGCCCGGCGCTACTCTGACAGGGCTTTATCAGGTGCATGGCAATCGCTGCCATATCGTCGATGCGGACAGCGACCTTGCCGCCCGACCCGAAGCCGACGCGCTGGCGACGCGCACGCCGGGCATCTTGCTCGGCATCCTCACTGCCGATTGCGTCCCGGTGCTGTTTGCCGATCGCTCGGCCGGCGTCGTCGCGGCGGCCCATGCCGGGTGGAAAGGCGCAATCGCGGGGGTCACCGACGCGGCGCTCGGCGCGATGGAAAGCCTCGGCGCGCGGCGCAGAAATGTCGTCGCCGCGATCGGCCCCTGTATCGGCCGCGCGTCCTATGAGGTCGATGACAGTTTCGTGCAGCGCTTCGTCACCGACGATCCCGCCAACGAACGCTTCTTCGCGGCCGGCAAGCCGGGACACGCCATGTTCGACATCGCCGCCTATGTCGCGGCGCGCCTCGCGGCCGCGGGCGTCGCCAAGGTTGCCATCGGCGGGCAGGACACCTACGCCGAAGCAGAGGAATATTTCAGCTATCGCCGCGCCTGCCATAAAAGCGAGAACAGCTATGGCCGGCAGCTTTCGGTGATCGGATTGGGGGACGGATGA
- a CDS encoding class I SAM-dependent methyltransferase, which yields MREIAAARTVTVADYMAAANAHYYATRDPLGAAGDFTTAPEISQMFGEMVGIWIADLWTRAGGPAFHYVELGPGRGTLAADALRTAARFDCKPQGLHLVETSPALRAAQSARLPDAEHHDEIDSLPDDLPLIVIANEFFDALPVHQYVATKDGWRERIVVRGGNSITAAPDTVPADEAIPPALRDRTEGTIVETAPAAAAVIHRCSARLARQGGALLAIDYGYCGPATGDTLQAVKAHRFADPFADPGEVDLTAHVDFAALAHAARRPGTNVFGPVDQGAWLQAMGIDARLQTLVAASPARAGDLQRQRDRLVAGDQMGTLFQAMALTGAGWPQPAGFDSSGEIA from the coding sequence ATGAGGGAAATTGCCGCGGCGCGGACGGTGACGGTCGCCGATTATATGGCGGCGGCGAACGCGCATTATTATGCGACGCGCGACCCGCTCGGCGCCGCGGGCGATTTCACCACGGCGCCCGAAATCAGCCAGATGTTCGGCGAAATGGTCGGCATCTGGATCGCCGACCTGTGGACCCGTGCGGGCGGCCCCGCCTTTCATTATGTCGAACTGGGGCCGGGGCGCGGCACACTCGCCGCCGACGCGCTGCGCACCGCCGCCCGCTTCGACTGCAAGCCGCAGGGCCTCCACCTCGTCGAGACGAGCCCCGCGCTGCGCGCGGCGCAATCGGCGCGCCTGCCGGACGCAGAGCATCATGACGAGATCGACAGCCTGCCGGACGACCTGCCGCTGATCGTCATCGCCAATGAATTTTTCGACGCGCTGCCCGTCCATCAATATGTGGCAACGAAGGACGGCTGGCGCGAGCGCATCGTCGTGCGTGGGGGCAACAGCATAACTGCTGCTCCGGACACGGTTCCAGCCGACGAGGCCATACCGCCAGCGCTGCGCGACCGCACCGAAGGCACGATCGTCGAAACCGCGCCCGCCGCCGCCGCGGTGATCCATCGGTGCAGCGCGAGGCTCGCACGGCAGGGCGGTGCGCTGCTCGCAATCGACTATGGCTATTGCGGCCCCGCCACCGGCGACACGCTGCAGGCGGTAAAGGCGCATCGTTTCGCCGATCCCTTCGCCGATCCGGGCGAGGTCGACCTGACCGCCCATGTCGACTTCGCGGCGCTTGCCCATGCCGCGCGGCGCCCCGGCACGAACGTCTTCGGCCCCGTTGATCAGGGCGCGTGGTTGCAGGCGATGGGCATCGACGCCCGCTTGCAGACGTTGGTCGCTGCCTCGCCTGCACGCGCGGGCGATTTGCAGAGACAGCGCGACCGGCTGGTCGCGGGTGATCAGATGGGAACATTGTTCCAGGCGATGGCGCTGACCGGCGCCGGCTGGCCGCAGCCCGCCGGATTCGATAGTTCGGGAGAGATTGCATGA
- a CDS encoding GNAT family N-acetyltransferase produces the protein MTDVTLATAADADALSRFAEAAFVQTFGHIYDPADLASFLADWNPPEKLRAQIADPAMVVALVRGADEAILGYIKLGPIDFDLPDGQPAEGATELHQLYVAAEAKGTGVAAALMQWGIDWARQRASILYLSVFTENPRAQAFYRRYGFVDVGRNAFRVGNHIDEDRIWRLDL, from the coding sequence ATGACCGACGTCACGCTCGCCACCGCTGCCGACGCCGACGCGCTGTCGCGCTTTGCCGAAGCCGCCTTCGTGCAGACCTTCGGTCATATCTACGATCCCGCCGACCTGGCGAGCTTTCTCGCGGACTGGAATCCGCCCGAGAAACTGCGCGCGCAGATCGCCGATCCCGCGATGGTAGTCGCGCTCGTCCGCGGCGCCGACGAGGCGATCCTCGGCTATATCAAGCTTGGCCCCATCGATTTCGATCTGCCCGATGGGCAGCCGGCGGAGGGCGCGACCGAACTCCACCAGCTTTATGTCGCCGCCGAAGCCAAAGGGACGGGCGTTGCCGCGGCGCTGATGCAATGGGGCATCGACTGGGCGCGCCAAAGGGCATCGATCCTCTATCTGTCGGTCTTCACCGAGAACCCGCGCGCGCAGGCTTTTTACCGCCGCTATGGCTTCGTCGATGTCGGCCGCAACGCATTCCGCGTCGGCAATCATATCGACGAAGACCGGATCTGGAGGCTCGACCTGTGA
- a CDS encoding SLC13 family permease, translated as MTRTRLLGLIGGLLAFVAMLALPAPAGMEPTAWRVAALTVLMAIWWMTEAMPLTVTALLPFLTVPAFGVMDANAIAKEYYSPILFLILGGAFLALAIERVGLHRRLALALLKRASPTATGLLFAFMAATALLSMFISNTSTALIMVPIALAVVGAAGAREGDTEGFPGAVMMGIAFAASLGGLGTLVGSPTNAIAAGLIERTLGLHISFLDWAIYGVPVVLVSVPFAMIVLARVQRLAEHPFDGRAAAAALGNQAIWSTAERRVVPVFLLVLIAWVMQPWLEPLFPKGALTDGTVAVAGSLLLFVVPDGTGRPLLVWKEADRAPWGVIMMFGGGLALAAAITQSGLAAWLGAVLAPLGSIPTILLAAVIVALTILITEFASNVATASGIMPVLAALIAATGTDPVLLALPVAMAASWGFMLPSGTGPNALAWATGNIALPRMLKAGLALDLLGVPLLIGIIWAIAALA; from the coding sequence ATGACGCGCACGCGCCTGCTCGGGCTGATCGGCGGCTTGCTGGCTTTCGTCGCGATGCTGGCGCTGCCGGCCCCCGCGGGCATGGAACCGACGGCGTGGCGCGTTGCGGCGCTGACCGTCCTGATGGCAATCTGGTGGATGACCGAAGCGATGCCGCTGACCGTCACCGCACTCCTTCCCTTCCTGACCGTCCCGGCCTTCGGGGTGATGGACGCCAATGCCATCGCCAAGGAATATTATTCGCCGATCCTGTTTCTGATCCTGGGCGGCGCGTTCCTCGCGCTCGCGATCGAGCGCGTCGGGCTGCACCGCCGGCTCGCACTGGCGCTGCTCAAGCGCGCGTCGCCGACCGCGACCGGGCTGCTCTTCGCCTTCATGGCGGCGACCGCGCTGCTCAGCATGTTCATTTCCAACACGTCCACCGCGCTCATCATGGTGCCGATCGCGCTGGCGGTCGTCGGAGCCGCCGGCGCCCGCGAGGGCGATACCGAGGGTTTCCCCGGCGCCGTGATGATGGGGATTGCCTTCGCCGCTTCGCTCGGCGGACTGGGCACATTGGTCGGCAGCCCGACCAACGCCATTGCCGCGGGCCTGATCGAGCGGACGCTCGGGCTGCACATCTCCTTCCTCGACTGGGCGATTTATGGCGTGCCGGTGGTGCTTGTGTCGGTGCCCTTTGCGATGATCGTCCTTGCGCGGGTGCAGCGGCTTGCCGAGCATCCGTTCGACGGGCGCGCGGCGGCGGCCGCGCTCGGCAACCAGGCAATCTGGTCGACCGCCGAGCGGCGCGTCGTGCCCGTGTTTCTGCTCGTGCTGATCGCCTGGGTGATGCAGCCCTGGCTCGAACCGCTGTTCCCGAAGGGCGCGCTGACCGACGGCACCGTCGCGGTGGCGGGCAGCCTGCTGCTGTTCGTCGTGCCCGACGGTACCGGCCGGCCGCTGCTCGTCTGGAAGGAAGCCGATCGCGCGCCCTGGGGCGTCATCATGATGTTCGGTGGCGGGCTTGCCCTCGCTGCCGCAATCACCCAGAGCGGACTTGCTGCCTGGCTGGGCGCCGTTCTCGCACCGCTCGGTTCGATCCCGACGATCCTCCTTGCGGCGGTGATCGTCGCGCTGACGATCCTGATCACCGAATTCGCCAGCAATGTCGCAACGGCGAGCGGCATCATGCCCGTGCTCGCCGCGCTGATCGCGGCCACCGGCACCGATCCCGTCCTCCTTGCCCTGCCCGTCGCGATGGCGGCAAGCTGGGGCTTCATGCTGCCATCGGGAACCGGCCCCAACGCGCTCGCCTGGGCGACGGGCAACATCGCTCTGCCGCGTATGCTCAAGGCGGGGCTGGCGCTCGATCTGCTCGGCGTACCGCTGCTGATCGGCATTATCTGGGCCATCGCCGCGCTTGCCTGA